Below is a genomic region from Mucilaginibacter auburnensis.
ACAAGAGCAACAACAGGTATCTTGAAAATGTCAAAACCTTTCACCTTTAAGCTTTAACCTTTTACACTCCCTTAAAATTCTGTAACTTTGTGCACTTTTTTTACAGGAGGCTTTGCCTCTTACAATAATATATTATGTTAGATAAATTAGAGGCGATAAACCAACGCTGGAAAGATGTAGAAGCTGAACTGAGCAGCCCTGATGCCATGGCTGATATGAAGCGTTTTGCCCAACTAAATAAAGAATATAAAGATCTGGCCAAAATTGTTGATGAGTATAATATATACCGCAACATTATGAGCAACATCGACACCAACAAAAAAATTCTGGCTACCGAGAAGGATGAAGAGTTTAGAGAGATGGCGAAAATGGAACTTGACGAACTATTGACTCAACAGGAGGAGATGGAAGAAAAGATCCGTTTGATGCTGATCCCTAAAGATCCGGAAGATTCTAAAAACGCTATTGTTGAGATTCGTGGTGGTACAGGTGGCGACGAGGCAGCACTTTTTGCCGGCGACCTTTACCGTATGTATATGCGTTTCTGCGAGAAACGCGGCTGGAAAACTGAATTGGTTGACTATACCGAAGGCACCGCGGGTGGTTACAAAGAGATCGTGTTCAACGTAATTGCAGAGGACGCTTATGGTACGCTGAAATATGAATCGGGCGTTCACCGTGTACAACGTGTACCTGATACGGAAACACAGGGCCGTGTGCACACATCAGCAGCATCAGTTGTGGTATTGCCTGAGGTGGATGAATTTGATATTGTATTAAACCCTGCCGATATACGTAAAGATCTGTTCTGC
It encodes:
- the prfA gene encoding peptide chain release factor 1 codes for the protein MLDKLEAINQRWKDVEAELSSPDAMADMKRFAQLNKEYKDLAKIVDEYNIYRNIMSNIDTNKKILATEKDEEFREMAKMELDELLTQQEEMEEKIRLMLIPKDPEDSKNAIVEIRGGTGGDEAALFAGDLYRMYMRFCEKRGWKTELVDYTEGTAGGYKEIVFNVIAEDAYGTLKYESGVHRVQRVPDTETQGRVHTSAASVVVLPEVDEFDIVLNPADIRKDLFCASGPGGQSVNTTYSAVRLTHLPTGLVAQCQDQKSQLKNFDKALQVLRSRVYELELQKHLEEASKKRKTMVATGDRSAKVRTYNFPQGRLTEHRIGLTIYNLSGVMNGDILEVMEALQFAENAEKLKEGTVA